ATCCTGCTTTTGATACGTTATTTCTTAGCCTGGTCATGAAATTGTAGCACTGAGCTTAAGAATTTTATCTTCTGTCTCAATACCCAAAagagtgttttctgtgtttgagaATAACGTTTTTTTGTTAAACAGCAACCACAGTTACGTTTGCTTGAAActcttttccttgcatttgcTGTCTTCCCTACGCGCACTGACTTTCTGCAGAGGGCATCGTCTTCAGCAATTTGAATCAATGTAACCTGAAATGTCTTCTTCCAGGTGTTGATAGAAGCTTGTCTCTGAAAGACTGGAAAGTAGTACAGGTCAGAACATATTAATTTgattaattacattttcagcTCAGATAAATCATTGTTAAAATAACACAAGTGATACTGgaaatttaaaatgcaacaaCTGGAAAATCAACCTTATAGAACTGAGTGAGGCTGATAAGACTCCCAAATAAAGTCAGAAAATTAATGCCTTGTGAATGAGAAGACACATAAAGTGTTCTTGCACTAGTGAGCCTCAAAAAGTTCTATTCCTAAAGGTTTTTAACTCCAGCGAGTTTGAAATTGTGACTCAGAATTAGCTCCTGTGACTGTCTGCAGCGCAGGCTGTTTGATGGTGGGCTATGAACTGCTCTCATTTGGCTAAAAACTGCTCTGAGGAGGTAAAGGACCATCGTTACGTGTTTAAAGTGGTGTGTATTTGATTAAGAGACATTCTCTGCTtggttgatttattttttagggCATCATGACTGCTTTGGATGATAAACTGCTGGGTGAGAAGCTCCAGTATTACTACAGCAGCAGTGAGGGTGAGGATGAAGACAGCGAGAAGGAAGATAAAGAAGGGGAGAGCAGCATTCCCGAGGGCGTTGGGGAGGTGGAGCTTTGCAGCGATGGCAGCGCTGTCAACACAGGTATCCCAGTATCAAACACATTGTTTTGTAAAGACTTTGTTGGAAAATTCATGTGTTTTTCTACAATGCGTTTTTCTAGTTGGAAGTCCTGGTTTTATGCATCCTTGGGTCAGAGGTGGATCGTTTCCTGCTGTAGTCTAAGAAGTGGTTGAGGGCTGGTGGTTCTATTTCAGGAGCACCGATATTAATCTTCAGAATAATCTTTAGGACAATTTTGAGAGTAGCCTAGTTAGATAAACTTCAGTCTTCTTAGACTAAAAAAACCAGATACAAGCTCAAGGACATGTCAGTGGCAAGTTACtacttttgtttcatttcaagaTTTTGCACAGTAACCAAAAAATTCATGAGGGCCGCTATTTTCCTACTGGCTTATTACTTGAGTTTTGAATTATAGGTGTAATTTTGTTACCCTTTTATACCAACTGTCAACATACTTAATTTCAGGTCCCAAAGGCGTCATTAATGACTGGCGGAGATTTAAACAACTGGAGACTGAGCAGCGGCAGGAGCAGCGCAGAGAAATGGAGCGACTCATTAAAAAATTATCTATGACGTGTCGCTCTCACTTAGATgaagagactgataagcagaagcagaaagagCTTCAGGAAAAAATCAATGGAAAGGTAGCACGGCACAAAGGAATCAAAATGCCACTCGAATGTTTGAACGTTCTCAGTTCCAGCACACGGGAACCCTTGTTCTAGCGGTAGATCTCTGTTGTTTCTCCCAGTGAGCAGGAGCACAGCAGCGGTGTGGGAGCTGTTCTGGAAATGTGTTTGCCAGGTGTTGTCAAGgttaattattttgcattttagtgATACTTTGGGTGCCCAAATCAGTGCTCGTGGCTTGGTGAAAGCACAGAGCCACCGTTAACCTGAGTTAACGTGGGAGCGTGGAGCGGCCACTGGTGTTATTAGTGCAGCCCCGGAAACCAGAGTTCCCAAAACTGAAATCGCTGTTCCCGCTGGACGTGGTTTCTAATTAGATCAAAATAGAATGTAATAcagagggtgccagagccttcATGAGTTGTACTTTGCCATCATTAAAGATGAGTGACCCACATTAATCCTCTGGATTTAAATTATAGAAGTTACCCATATGGTGCTGCGGgtctttttaatatatcttcGTATGTGTTTTTAGATGACGTTACAAGAATATAACATGATTCACAATGATGAAGACGATGAGGAATTTTTACAGCGATACAGGAAGCAGCGGATGGAGGAGATGAGACAGCAGTTGTACAGCGGGCAGCAGTTTAAACAGGTTTTTGAGATCACCAGTGGAGAAGCGTTTTTGGACACAGTTGATAAAGAGCACAAGAGCACACTGATCATGATCCATATTTATGAAGAGGATATCCCCGGCACCGAGTCCCTGAACGGCTGCATGATCTGCCTGGCCACCGAGTATCCAACGGTGAAATTTTGCCGCGTGAAGAGTTCGCTCATTGGAGCCAGCGCCCGCTTTACTAACAACGCTCTGCCGGCTCTGCTGGTCTATAAGGCAGGTGAGCTCATCGGCAATTTTGTGCGAATCACCGACCAGCTCGGAGAAGATTTTTTTGCTGTCGACCTGGAGGCTTTTCTGCAGGAATGTGGTTTGCTTCCAGAAAAAGACCTGGTGCTCCTGACTTCTATACGTAACCCGTCTGCGTGTTACAGCGAGGACAGTGATCTGGAAATCGACTGAACCGGTTGTACCGAGGGGCCAGTAGGTGTAGTTGTGCTGTGGGATGTTCTTGTGCTAGGGATTGCTCTCTTCTTCCTTAGTGTGGATACATGTTCTTCCCCTTCACTCACTTTGACTTTTGCACGTTAAAAACttgttaaaaataacataaGGAATTcctaatattttcttaaattaattcAATAATGTATGCACTGAAACAGTCTTGCTTTTAtgcaattaaaatgtattttactaaACATGGAATTCTAACACAGTTCAGTAAGTTTAGGTAATTGTGCATTGTCATCTCTGTTCTCcaaatcactgtatttttttaaacattacgTTCTCAGATCAGCTCTGTATGGTCAGTTGTTACAGCTTTCCTGAAGCAGTGTACGTGAGCACCGGTTGGCTCGAGATGTGGCCACCTCCTCCTCACTCAGGTCAGAACTGAGACTGCGAATAAAGAAGTTTTTAAGCATTCAAGACACTTACTAACCTGGAGCTGAACTGCTGCCAGTTAGCACTGCAAGGCCCCATCCTCTGTTCCCGGTTTGCAGTCTCCTTCTTGGAAGTACCTTCTTGTTCTAATGCTTGGCATCAGACTTTTGTTCCTTTCTCAGGAGTAACAACAGCCCTGACTTCATcctgaaaattacttttcagctggaaagggttcttctttctttaaccTTGCCTGAGGCTTAAATCAGAAACTCTTTGTTCAGTTACAGCTCTTAATATATTACAGGGTTTTAAAATACCCACCCTTAGAGTTCATAGCAGTCACTCCGTCAGAAAATGatccctgcttcttcagaaagaTACAAAGAGCTCCAACATGTGCTGAACAGCATCAAGGAGAATTTTGCTGGCAAAATGCAGAATTAGGACTTGAATAGCCTCAGAATTTCATCTCTCTCTAAAGTCACTGAATCCATGCTCAAGTTCATTTCTGTCATCTGCCTCAGCTGGGTCACCAGGTGTGTTTTGAGTGTCAATAACCCCTGGAGCTGGGAGGTGACCAGGGCTGTGTGGGACAGCAGCCGTGGGCCAACAGAGCAGCTCCCTGATGCAGGGgcgggagcaggagcagctcccCCATGCAGGGGCGGGAGCAGCTCCCCGAtgcagaggcaggagcagcagcagcatgcaggggcaggagcagcagcagctcccccatGCAGGGGTGGGAGCAGCTCCCTgatgcaggggcaggagcagctcccCGATCCAGGAGTGGGAGCAGCTCCCCgatgcaggggcaggagcaggagcagctcccCCATGCAGGAGCGGGAGCAGCTCCCTGATGcaggggcaggaacagccccttTCTTTGCAGCTGGTTCCCTTCTCTGAAGCTCGGGATCCAGTTTCTGCACAAGATGTTTAGCGGGATCGAAACATCGCTGCTGTCCCGGTTTTGCTCTTCGGGAGCCTGTCTTTGTACCGTGCATCCGTGGAGTTCACTAGCACAAAAATGCCTTGGAGCGGGGCTGGAACCCCAGTGCAGGCTGCAAGTTTTCACTCTGTCCTTTGCAAAAAATAACAAGTAACAGCCATCTCAGAAGCAGCACCACGGCTGTTCCAGTTGCTCAGTGCTACTGATGTCAAAGTTCTCATCTTCCCCAAAGCCGTGGGGTGACTCCCGCTGCTGGACTCCGAATCAAAGCCACCCGGCGCCAGCCAAGCCCGTTTCTCTTCACGACCATCACTGCTGCTGAATGCAACGGCCGTGTACTGTGCTCCCCTCCTGCAGCACCTTTGGCATTACCCTTTGTCACCGATTTCATTTCATTAAGGTGTGTTTATTTATCTTGTTCATGCTCTATTTACTTCATAAACCAGATCACAATACGGGGAAGTAATTTTCAGGGCTCCTGGTGCATTGCAGTTCACGCTCCTCCTGCCCAGCTGGTGCTGCGGGGGAGCCTGGGGACAATTAGGGACCATTGGCAATTTTTGAGTGAGATCCTGAGAGGCGAGTGTGCACTCTGTGCTTCCTTATTGTTGGATCATCTCCACGTACTTCATTTGATATCACAACGTTTGCTTTCTCATGCATTGCTCGTTTcgcttgttattttttaattttgaggaAAGTAGACTATGGTTACCTGAGTATGTGACCCAATGTAATGCTGTGTTTAATGATTAAACTTAATTGCAAGTTTTCCGTGAGGTGTTTTGGAACACCGTGAGGAAATTAAAATGTCTCTATGTAAGCGCTATGTTCTTAGTAAGAATGAATCTTAGaatagaaaaggaagaatttgtAATTGTATCTATTTgaactgtgttttaaaagtagtacgggcagaaaaataatttgtaattaaaaattgcTGAATTGGCACAAGTTGTAGCTGTTTTAAGGGAAACTGGCAGAAatccagattttaaaatgtggtaagaaattatttcttttcatctcagaattgcagaaaaaaaaaaccaagaaagtTACGTGAAATTAAATCACTGAGCATGGATATCAGCACATTTAAGGAATAAAAGAATGCAAGAGCTGTGATTGCTATTTGGGCTGCGATTCGGCGAGGCCCGCGGTGCAGCCGGGGCCGCGGTGCCGTGGtacggccgggccgggccgggggggctgCCTGACCGACCACCTGTCGAGTTTTATGTTTATGAAGTAGGTTTTTGGCCCctgtggcagcagagctgcGATGGGATCACAGCCCGTCCTGCGCCGTCGGCTCCTGCGGCGAGGTGGCTCCAGTCCATGGCCGTGCTCGCGTGGATGAGACGCGGTTTATGGTGCCAGTACCAAAAAGGTGGGGAAGGAAGGTCTGAATCCAATTAATCATTGATCTGGAAGAATGTAATAAGTACTATACCAGGGGGAGCGGGGTAGAGAGAAGCCGTGCCATGAGGcactgctgggctctgctgctgaTGCTTCTGTGGGTTCTAAATCCTTCCAAATTGACCCACTGGTAGTTATGTGCCCTAAAAAAAACAGCATTCTTAATGTGCATTAAGCAATATAACAAAGTAAACCTGATTTAGAAGAGGTTagttattaatttttaagtgtCTGCCCTTCATccattcaataaaaataaaaactacaaCTCGTAGTAATGTTGTGTCTGGAAATGTTTTGGTTGTAGTGttaaattctgctttatttctcttaATTATCGATGTGGTCCTGACTTGCAGATTAAGAGTTGGGGTGtgtttatatacacatatgGGGACTAAAGTGAACATTAAATTGTACAAACACCTACATAAAGTAACACTTGGCATGGAGGGGTCAGGCTTTGGGTTGATCAGGCGCCTCTCCTTCCCCCAAGGCTGTTCTGTTCTCTCACCATGAGAACCTCACTTCAATCGATGCATTCCTGCTAAACGGTTTGGGTTTGAATAAAGGATGCTTTTTAATTCTGTCAGATTACAGGCACAATTCAGccataaataaaaaacaagttttcttaaaatattttaacaggaCAAGAGAGCTCAGAAGGACAGCGGCTGGTCCTGGACAATGAGGTTGGTGTTTGTCTCCGTTAAGAGTTTTGAGACATTTACACTGGTTGTATATCTGCGATATGACAGTAAGTTAAGGCATGGTGAAGACCCAGCGGACAAGACTGAGGTGCTGTGTGCTCTGTCTTTGCTGTCTGTCCTTTCCTCGTCCCGTTTTCTCGGCTGCCTCCCAAGTACAGACGGACACGCAGACGCAGCCCCGCGGTGTTTTGTGTGTCCCCGTGGCCGCAGCCTGGTCTGGGTGGTGCGATACACCCCGCAGATCAAGAAGGTGCATGTACCAGGTCTAAGTCAT
This region of Columba livia isolate bColLiv1 breed racing homer chromosome 19, bColLiv1.pat.W.v2, whole genome shotgun sequence genomic DNA includes:
- the PDCL gene encoding phosducin-like protein, encoding MTALDDKLLGEKLQYYYSSSEGEDEDSEKEDKEGESSIPEGVGEVELCSDGSAVNTGPKGVINDWRRFKQLETEQRQEQRREMERLIKKLSMTCRSHLDEETDKQKQKELQEKINGKMTLQEYNMIHNDEDDEEFLQRYRKQRMEEMRQQLYSGQQFKQVFEITSGEAFLDTVDKEHKSTLIMIHIYEEDIPGTESLNGCMICLATEYPTVKFCRVKSSLIGASARFTNNALPALLVYKAGELIGNFVRITDQLGEDFFAVDLEAFLQECGLLPEKDLVLLTSIRNPSACYSEDSDLEID